Proteins encoded by one window of Streptomyces uncialis:
- the rpmC gene encoding 50S ribosomal protein L29, which translates to MSVGTKASELRELGNEELLNKLREAKEELFNLRFQAATGQLENHGRLKAVRKDIARIYTLMRERELGIETVENA; encoded by the coding sequence ATGTCGGTCGGTACCAAGGCGTCCGAGCTGCGCGAGCTGGGCAACGAGGAGCTCCTCAACAAGCTCCGCGAGGCCAAGGAAGAGCTGTTCAACCTCCGCTTCCAGGCGGCGACGGGCCAGCTGGAGAACCACGGTCGGCTCAAGGCCGTCCGCAAGGACATCGCCCGGATCTACACCCTCATGCGTGAGCGTGAGCTCGGCATCGAGACGGTGGAGAACGCCTGA
- the rpsQ gene encoding 30S ribosomal protein S17: MSEKNVTEENAARGFRKTREGLVVSDKMDKTVVVAVEDRVKHALYGKVIRRTNKLKAHDEQNAAGVGDRVLLMETRPLSATKRWRIVEILEKAK; encoded by the coding sequence ATGAGCGAGAAGAACGTGACTGAAGAGAACGCCGCACGCGGCTTCCGCAAGACCCGCGAGGGCCTTGTCGTCAGCGACAAGATGGACAAGACCGTCGTCGTCGCTGTCGAGGACCGCGTCAAGCACGCGCTGTACGGCAAGGTCATCCGCCGTACCAACAAGCTCAAGGCGCACGACGAGCAGAACGCCGCGGGCGTCGGCGACCGTGTCCTCCTCATGGAGACCCGGCCGCTGTCCGCCACGAAGCGCTGGCGCATCGTCGAAATTCTTGAGAAGGCCAAGTAA
- the rplN gene encoding 50S ribosomal protein L14, which produces MIQQESRLRVADNTGAKEILCIRVLGGSGRRYAGIGDVIVATVKDAIPGGNVKKGDVVKAVIVRTVKERRRPDGSYIRFDENAAVILKNDGDPRGTRIFGPVGRELREKKFMKIISLAPEVL; this is translated from the coding sequence GTGATCCAGCAGGAGTCGCGACTGCGCGTCGCCGACAACACGGGGGCGAAGGAGATCCTTTGCATCCGTGTTCTCGGTGGCTCCGGTCGCCGCTACGCGGGCATCGGTGACGTCATCGTCGCCACCGTCAAGGACGCGATCCCCGGTGGCAACGTGAAGAAGGGTGACGTCGTCAAGGCCGTCATCGTTCGCACCGTCAAGGAGCGCCGCCGTCCCGACGGCTCGTACATCCGCTTCGACGAGAACGCCGCCGTCATTCTGAAGAACGACGGCGACCCTCGCGGCACCCGTATCTTCGGCCCGGTCGGCCGTGAGCTGCGCGAGAAGAAGTTCATGAAGATCATCTCCCTCGCGCCGGAGGTGCTGTAA
- the rplX gene encoding 50S ribosomal protein L24, giving the protein MKIKKGDLVQVITGKDKGKQGKVIAAFPREDRVLVEGVNRVKKHTKAGPTARGSQAGGIVTTEAPVHVSNVQLVVEKDGQKVVTRVGYRFDDEGNKIRVAKRTGEDI; this is encoded by the coding sequence ATGAAGATCAAGAAGGGCGACCTGGTTCAGGTCATCACCGGTAAGGACAAGGGCAAGCAGGGCAAGGTCATCGCGGCCTTCCCCCGTGAGGACCGTGTTCTCGTCGAGGGTGTCAACCGGGTCAAGAAGCACACCAAGGCCGGTCCCACGGCCCGCGGTTCGCAGGCCGGTGGCATCGTGACCACCGAGGCCCCTGTCCACGTGAGCAATGTTCAGCTCGTGGTGGAGAAGGATGGCCAGAAGGTCGTCACCCGCGTCGGTTACCGCTTCGACGACGAGGGCAACAAGATCCGCGTTGCCAAGCGGACGGGTGAGGACATCTGA
- the rplE gene encoding 50S ribosomal protein L5, with translation MTTTTIPRLKTKYREEIIGKLREEFSHENIMQVPGLVKIVVNMGVGDAARDSKLIEGAIKDLTTITGQKPAVTKARKSIAQFKLREGQPIGAHVTLRGDRMWEFLDRTLSLALPRIRDFRGLSPKQFDGRGNYTFGLTEQVMFHEIDQDKIDRVRGMDITVVTTATNDAEGRALLRHLGFPFKEA, from the coding sequence ATGACGACCACCACCATTCCGCGGCTCAAGACGAAGTACCGCGAGGAGATCATCGGCAAGCTGCGTGAGGAGTTCTCGCACGAGAACATCATGCAGGTGCCGGGCCTCGTCAAGATCGTGGTCAACATGGGTGTGGGCGACGCCGCCCGCGACTCCAAGCTGATCGAGGGTGCCATCAAGGACCTCACCACGATCACCGGCCAGAAGCCGGCCGTCACCAAGGCCCGCAAGTCCATCGCGCAGTTCAAGCTGCGTGAGGGCCAGCCCATCGGCGCGCACGTCACGCTGCGCGGCGACCGCATGTGGGAGTTCCTGGACCGCACCCTGTCGCTGGCGCTCCCGCGTATCCGCGACTTCCGCGGCCTGTCCCCCAAGCAGTTCGACGGCCGTGGCAACTACACCTTCGGTCTCACGGAGCAGGTCATGTTCCACGAGATCGACCAGGACAAGATCGACCGCGTCCGGGGTATGGACATCACCGTGGTCACCACGGCGACCAACGACGCTGAGGGCCGTGCGCTCCTTCGTCACCTCGGCTTCCCCTTCAAGGAGGCGTGA
- a CDS encoding type Z 30S ribosomal protein S14, whose amino-acid sequence MAKKALIAKAARKPKFGVRAYTRCQRCGRPHSVYRKFGLCRVCLREMAHRGELPGVTKSSW is encoded by the coding sequence ATGGCGAAGAAGGCTCTCATTGCCAAGGCCGCCCGCAAGCCCAAGTTCGGTGTGCGCGCGTACACCCGCTGCCAGCGCTGTGGTCGTCCGCATTCCGTCTACCGCAAGTTCGGCCTGTGCCGCGTGTGCCTTCGTGAGATGGCCCACCGTGGCGAGCTGCCGGGTGTGACCAAGAGCTCCTGGTAG
- the rpsH gene encoding 30S ribosomal protein S8, with protein sequence MTMTDPIADMLTRLRNANSAYHDDVAMPHSKIKSHIAEILQQEGFITGWKVEDAEVGKSLVLELKFGPNRERSIAGIKRISKPGLRVYAKSTNLPKVLGGLGVAIISTSHGLLTGQQAGKKGVGGEVLAYVW encoded by the coding sequence ATGACCATGACTGATCCGATCGCAGACATGCTTACCCGTCTGCGGAACGCGAACTCGGCTTACCACGACGACGTGGCCATGCCGCACAGCAAGATCAAGTCGCACATCGCGGAGATCCTCCAGCAGGAGGGCTTCATCACGGGCTGGAAGGTCGAGGACGCCGAGGTCGGCAAGAGCCTCGTCCTGGAGCTGAAGTTCGGCCCCAACCGTGAGCGCTCCATCGCGGGCATCAAGCGGATCTCCAAGCCCGGTCTCCGGGTGTACGCGAAGTCCACCAACCTGCCGAAGGTGCTCGGCGGCCTGGGCGTGGCCATCATCTCCACGTCGCACGGGCTCCTCACCGGCCAGCAGGCAGGCAAGAAGGGCGTAGGTGGGGAAGTCCTCGCCTACGTCTGGTAG
- the rplF gene encoding 50S ribosomal protein L6 has product MSRIGKLPITVPAGVDVTIDGRTVSVKGPKGSLSHTVVAPIDIAKGEDGVLSVTRPNDERQNKALHGLSRTLVANMITGVTQGYVKKLEISGVGYRVHARGSNLEFALGYSHPIMVEAPEGITFKVESPTRLSVEGIDKQKVGEVAANIRKLRKPDPYKAKGVKYEGEVIRRKVGKAGK; this is encoded by the coding sequence ATGTCGCGTATTGGCAAGCTCCCCATCACGGTTCCCGCCGGCGTGGACGTCACCATCGACGGCCGGACGGTCTCGGTTAAGGGTCCCAAGGGCTCCCTTTCCCACACCGTCGTCGCGCCGATCGACATCGCTAAGGGTGAGGACGGCGTTCTGAGCGTCACCCGCCCCAACGACGAGCGTCAGAACAAGGCCCTGCACGGCCTGTCCCGCACGCTGGTGGCGAACATGATCACCGGTGTGACCCAGGGTTACGTGAAGAAGCTCGAAATCAGCGGTGTCGGTTACCGCGTCCATGCGCGGGGCTCCAACCTGGAGTTCGCGCTGGGCTACAGCCACCCGATCATGGTCGAGGCGCCCGAGGGCATCACCTTCAAGGTGGAGTCCCCGACCCGTCTCTCGGTCGAGGGCATCGACAAGCAGAAGGTCGGCGAGGTCGCGGCCAACATCCGCAAGCTTCGCAAGCCCGACCCGTACAAGGCCAAGGGCGTCAAGTACGAGGGCGAAGTCATCCGCCGCAAGGTCGGAAAGGCGGGTAAGTAA
- the rplR gene encoding 50S ribosomal protein L18 yields the protein MAYGTKIAKGDAYKRAAIKRRHIRIRKKVSGTAERPRLVVTRSNRHIVAQVIDDLKGHTLASASTLDTTIRGAEGDKSAQAKQVGSLVAERAKAAGVETVVFDRGGNQYAGRIAALADAAREAGLKF from the coding sequence ATGGCATACGGTACGAAGATCGCCAAGGGTGACGCGTACAAGCGCGCCGCCATCAAGCGCCGCCACATCCGGATCCGCAAGAAGGTCTCCGGTACGGCCGAGCGTCCGCGACTCGTCGTCACGCGTTCGAACCGGCACATCGTGGCCCAGGTCATCGATGACCTCAAGGGCCACACCCTGGCGTCGGCGTCGACCCTGGACACCACCATCCGTGGTGCCGAGGGCGACAAGTCGGCCCAGGCGAAGCAGGTCGGTTCCCTCGTCGCCGAGCGCGCCAAGGCCGCCGGTGTCGAGACCGTCGTGTTCGACCGCGGCGGCAACCAGTACGCCGGGCGCATCGCTGCCCTGGCCGACGCCGCCCGCGAGGCCGGGCTCAAGTTCTAG
- the rpsE gene encoding 30S ribosomal protein S5: protein MAGPQRRGGGAGGGERRDRKGRDGGNAAAEKTAYVERVVAINRVAKVVKGGRRFSFTALVVVGDGDGTVGVGYGKAKEVPAAIAKGVEEAKKHFFKVPRIQGTIPHPIQGEKAAGVVLLKPASPGTGVIAGGPVRAVLECAGVHDILSKSLGSDNAINIVHATVAALKGLQRPEEIAARRGLPLEDVAPAALLRARAGAGA, encoded by the coding sequence ATGGCTGGACCCCAGCGCCGCGGAGGCGGTGCCGGTGGCGGCGAGCGGCGGGACCGGAAGGGTCGTGACGGTGGCAACGCTGCTGCCGAGAAGACCGCGTACGTTGAGCGCGTCGTCGCGATCAACCGCGTCGCCAAGGTTGTGAAGGGTGGTCGTCGTTTCAGCTTCACCGCGCTGGTCGTGGTGGGCGACGGTGACGGCACCGTAGGTGTCGGTTACGGCAAGGCCAAGGAGGTGCCGGCCGCCATCGCCAAGGGTGTGGAGGAGGCCAAGAAGCACTTCTTCAAGGTCCCCCGTATCCAGGGCACCATCCCCCACCCGATCCAGGGCGAGAAGGCTGCGGGCGTCGTCCTGCTCAAGCCTGCTTCCCCGGGTACGGGTGTGATCGCCGGTGGTCCGGTGCGCGCCGTCCTGGAGTGCGCCGGCGTCCACGACATCCTGTCGAAGTCGCTCGGCTCCGACAACGCGATCAACATCGTGCACGCGACCGTGGCGGCCCTCAAGGGTCTCCAGCGTCCCGAGGAGATCGCGGCCCGCCGCGGTCTGCCCCTTGAGGATGTGGCCCCCGCGGCCCTGCTGCGTGCTCGTGCGGGAGCGGGTGCGTAA
- the rpmD gene encoding 50S ribosomal protein L30 has protein sequence MARLKITQKKSYIGSKQNHRDTLRSLGLKRLNDVVVKEDRPEFRGMVHTVRHLVTVEEVD, from the coding sequence ATGGCTCGCCTCAAGATCACGCAGAAGAAGTCGTACATCGGCAGCAAGCAGAACCACCGTGACACCCTGCGTTCGCTCGGGCTCAAGCGCCTGAACGACGTGGTCGTCAAGGAGGACCGCCCCGAGTTCCGCGGAATGGTTCACACCGTCCGCCACCTCGTGACGGTCGAGGAGGTCGACTGA
- the rplO gene encoding 50S ribosomal protein L15 — MAEQNPLRVHNLRPAPGAKTAKTRVGRGEASKGKTAGRGTKGTKARYQVPERFEGGQMPLHMRLPKLKGFKNPFRTEYQVVNLDKLTSLYPEGGEVTVADLVAKGAVRKNSLVKVLGQGEITVALTVTVDAVSGSAKEKIAAAGGTVTELV, encoded by the coding sequence ATGGCGGAGCAGAACCCGCTGAGGGTCCACAACCTCCGTCCCGCCCCCGGCGCCAAGACCGCGAAGACCCGTGTCGGTCGTGGTGAGGCGTCGAAGGGTAAGACGGCCGGTCGTGGTACGAAGGGCACCAAGGCCCGTTACCAGGTTCCGGAGCGCTTCGAGGGTGGCCAGATGCCCCTCCACATGCGTCTCCCGAAGCTCAAGGGCTTCAAGAACCCGTTCAGGACCGAGTACCAGGTCGTCAACCTGGACAAGCTCACCTCCCTCTACCCCGAGGGTGGTGAGGTCACCGTTGCCGACCTGGTCGCCAAGGGTGCCGTTCGCAAGAACAGCCTCGTCAAGGTCCTCGGCCAGGGCGAGATCACCGTGGCGCTGACGGTGACGGTTGACGCCGTCTCCGGCTCCGCCAAGGAGAAGATCGCCGCCGCCGGCGGTACCGTCACCGAGCTCGTCTGA
- the secY gene encoding preprotein translocase subunit SecY produces MLSAFSRAFKTPDLRKKLLFTLGIIVIYRIGTHVPIPGVNYENVQFCVDQAKSTSGLFGLVNMLSGGALLQITIFALGIMPYITASIILQLLTVVIPRLEALKKEGQSGTAKITQYTRYLTIALAILQGTGLVATARTGTLFQGCQRANEIVPDPSIFVTITMVIVMTTGTAVVMWLGELITDRGIGNGMSILMFISIAATFPAALWTIKEEGSLADGWIEFGTVILVGLVMVGLVVFVEQAQRRIPVQYAKRMIGRRSYGGTSTYIPLKVNQAGVIPVIFASSLLYIPALVAQFAGGQSEWKTWIERNLTTGDHPIYMVTYFLLIVFFAFFYVAISFNPEEVADNMKKYGGFIPGIRAGRPTAEYLSYVLNRITWPGSLYLGLIALVPTMALAGFGANANFPFGGTSILIIVGVGLETVKQIESQLQQRNYEGFLR; encoded by the coding sequence GTGCTCAGCGCGTTCTCCCGGGCGTTCAAGACGCCCGACCTGCGCAAGAAGCTGCTCTTCACGCTCGGCATCATCGTGATCTACCGGATCGGCACACATGTCCCGATTCCCGGTGTGAATTATGAGAACGTCCAGTTCTGTGTTGATCAGGCCAAATCGACTTCGGGCCTCTTCGGGCTCGTCAATATGCTCAGCGGCGGCGCGCTGCTCCAGATCACGATCTTCGCGCTCGGCATCATGCCGTACATCACGGCGAGCATCATCCTTCAACTGCTGACCGTGGTCATCCCCCGGCTCGAAGCCCTGAAGAAGGAGGGCCAGTCCGGTACGGCGAAGATCACGCAGTACACCCGTTACCTGACGATCGCGCTCGCCATCCTCCAGGGCACGGGTCTGGTGGCCACCGCCCGCACCGGCACCCTGTTCCAGGGCTGTCAGCGGGCCAACGAGATCGTTCCTGATCCGTCGATCTTCGTGACCATCACCATGGTCATCGTCATGACGACCGGTACGGCCGTCGTCATGTGGCTCGGTGAGCTCATCACCGACCGCGGCATCGGCAACGGTATGTCGATCCTGATGTTCATCTCGATCGCCGCCACCTTCCCGGCCGCCCTGTGGACGATCAAGGAAGAGGGTTCGCTCGCGGACGGGTGGATCGAGTTCGGCACCGTCATCCTGGTCGGCCTCGTCATGGTCGGCCTGGTCGTCTTCGTCGAGCAGGCCCAGCGCCGTATCCCGGTGCAGTACGCGAAGCGGATGATCGGGCGCCGGTCCTACGGCGGTACCTCCACCTACATCCCGCTCAAGGTGAACCAGGCGGGTGTGATCCCCGTCATCTTCGCTTCGTCACTGCTGTACATCCCGGCACTCGTGGCACAGTTCGCCGGCGGGCAGTCGGAGTGGAAGACATGGATCGAACGGAACCTCACCACCGGTGACCACCCGATTTACATGGTCACCTACTTCCTGCTGATCGTCTTCTTCGCCTTCTTCTACGTGGCTATCTCGTTCAACCCCGAGGAAGTCGCGGACAACATGAAGAAGTATGGTGGCTTCATCCCGGGCATCCGGGCTGGCCGACCGACCGCTGAGTACTTGAGCTACGTACTCAACCGGATCACCTGGCCGGGTTCGCTGTACTTGGGGCTGATCGCTCTGGTGCCAACAATGGCGTTGGCAGGCTTCGGTGCAAACGCCAACTTCCCGTTCGGCGGCACCAGCATCCTCATCATCGTCGGCGTGGGCCTTGAGACGGTGAAGCAGATCGAGAGCCAGCTCCAGCAGCGCAATTACGAAGGGTTCCTCCGCTGA
- a CDS encoding adenylate kinase, producing the protein MRIVLVGPPGAGKGTQAAFLAKNLSIPHISTGDLFRANISQGTELGKQAKAFMDAGNLVPDEVTIGMAKDRMEQPDAERGFLLDGFPRNVSQAVALDETLKAESMKLDAVLDLEVPEDEVVKRIAGRRICRKDSSHVFHVTYKRPEKEGVCDVCGGELYQREDDSEATVRKRLEVYHTQTEPIIDFYREQGLVVTISALGKVEDVTGRAMEALRSREAA; encoded by the coding sequence ATGCGAATCGTCCTCGTCGGGCCGCCCGGTGCGGGCAAGGGTACGCAGGCCGCGTTCCTTGCCAAGAACCTCTCGATCCCGCACATCTCCACGGGCGACCTCTTCCGTGCCAACATCAGTCAGGGCACGGAGCTCGGCAAGCAGGCCAAGGCGTTCATGGACGCGGGCAACCTGGTGCCGGACGAAGTAACCATCGGGATGGCCAAGGACCGTATGGAACAGCCGGACGCCGAGCGGGGATTCCTGCTCGACGGTTTCCCCCGGAACGTGTCCCAGGCCGTAGCACTCGACGAGACCCTGAAGGCCGAGTCCATGAAGCTGGACGCGGTCCTGGATCTTGAGGTCCCCGAGGACGAGGTGGTCAAGCGGATCGCCGGCCGCCGTATCTGCCGCAAGGACTCCAGCCACGTCTTCCACGTGACGTACAAGCGACCCGAGAAGGAAGGCGTCTGCGACGTCTGCGGCGGGGAGCTGTACCAGCGGGAGGACGACAGCGAGGCCACCGTGCGCAAGCGGCTGGAGGTCTATCACACGCAGACCGAGCCGATCATCGACTTCTACCGGGAGCAGGGGCTGGTCGTGACCATCTCCGCGCTCGGGAAGGTCGAGGATGTGACGGGGCGGGCGATGGAGGCTCTTCGGAGCCGCGAAGCGGCGTAG
- the map gene encoding type I methionyl aminopeptidase: MVQIKTPDQIAKMRAAGLVVAAVHAATRAAAVPGASTKDLDDVARKVIAEHGAKSNFLGYGGFPATICTSVNEVVVHGIPSEDVVLKDGDLISVDAGAIIDGWHGDAAFTAFVGSGHAPELVELSRVTEESMWAGIAAMRNGARLVDVSRAIETYIRRQPRSGGGKYGIVQDYGGHGIGTEMHMEPHLLNYVERRRGKGPKLVPGFCLAIEPMVSLGTPKTKVLEDDWTVITTDGTWSSHWEHSVALTEEGPLVLTAPDCGRAKLAEYGVTAAPDPLG; this comes from the coding sequence ATGGTGCAGATCAAGACCCCCGACCAGATCGCCAAGATGCGGGCGGCGGGACTGGTCGTCGCAGCCGTGCACGCGGCGACCCGCGCCGCCGCCGTCCCGGGGGCCTCCACCAAGGACCTGGACGACGTGGCCCGCAAGGTCATCGCCGAGCACGGCGCCAAGTCGAACTTCCTCGGCTACGGCGGCTTCCCCGCCACCATCTGCACATCCGTCAACGAGGTCGTCGTCCACGGCATCCCGAGCGAGGACGTCGTGCTGAAGGACGGCGACCTCATCTCCGTGGACGCGGGCGCCATCATCGACGGCTGGCACGGCGACGCCGCGTTCACCGCGTTCGTCGGCTCCGGTCACGCCCCGGAACTGGTCGAGCTCTCCCGGGTGACCGAGGAGTCGATGTGGGCGGGCATCGCCGCGATGCGCAACGGCGCCCGGCTGGTCGACGTGTCCCGCGCCATCGAGACGTACATCCGGCGCCAGCCGCGCTCGGGCGGCGGCAAGTACGGGATCGTCCAGGACTACGGCGGGCACGGCATCGGCACCGAGATGCACATGGAGCCGCATCTGCTGAACTACGTCGAGCGCCGCCGGGGCAAGGGCCCGAAGCTGGTCCCCGGCTTCTGTCTCGCGATCGAGCCGATGGTCTCGCTGGGCACCCCGAAGACCAAGGTCCTGGAGGACGACTGGACCGTCATCACCACCGACGGCACCTGGTCCTCCCACTGGGAGCACTCCGTCGCGCTGACGGAGGAGGGTCCGCTGGTGCTCACGGCCCCCGACTGCGGCCGGGCCAAGCTCGCCGAGTACGGCGTCACGGCCGCTCCCGACCCGCTGGGCTGA
- the infA gene encoding translation initiation factor IF-1, translating to MAKKQGAIEIEGTVVESLPNAMFKVELQNGHQVLAHISGKMRMHYIRILPDDRVVVELSPYDLTRGRIVYRYK from the coding sequence GTGGCCAAGAAGCAAGGTGCCATCGAGATCGAGGGCACTGTCGTCGAGTCTCTTCCGAACGCCATGTTCAAGGTCGAGCTCCAGAACGGCCACCAGGTCCTGGCACACATCAGCGGCAAGATGCGGATGCACTACATCCGTATTCTCCCTGACGACAGGGTCGTGGTGGAGCTGTCTCCGTACGACCTGACCCGTGGCCGGATCGTCTACCGCTACAAGTAG
- the rpmJ gene encoding 50S ribosomal protein L36, whose protein sequence is MKVKPSVKKICDKCRVIRRHGRVMVICDNPRHKQRQG, encoded by the coding sequence ATGAAGGTCAAGCCGAGCGTCAAGAAGATCTGCGACAAGTGCAGGGTGATCCGCCGTCACGGCAGGGTCATGGTCATCTGCGACAACCCGCGCCACAAGCAGCGCCAGGGCTGA
- the rpsM gene encoding 30S ribosomal protein S13, translated as MARVSGVDIPREKRVEVALTYVFGIGRTLSQLTLAETGVNPNTRVRDLSEEELVKIREYVDNNLKTEGDLRREVQADIRRKVEIGCYQGLRHRRGLPVHGQRTSTNARTRKGPRRAIAGKKKPGKK; from the coding sequence ATGGCACGCGTTTCCGGTGTTGACATCCCGCGTGAAAAGCGTGTGGAGGTCGCCCTCACCTATGTGTTCGGCATCGGCCGGACCCTGTCGCAGCTGACGCTGGCCGAGACCGGTGTTAACCCGAACACCCGCGTTCGTGACCTCTCCGAGGAGGAGCTGGTCAAGATCCGCGAGTACGTGGACAACAACCTCAAGACCGAGGGTGACCTCCGTCGCGAGGTGCAGGCCGACATCCGCCGCAAGGTCGAGATCGGCTGCTACCAGGGTCTGCGCCACCGCCGTGGCCTGCCCGTCCACGGTCAGCGCACCAGCACCAACGCCCGCACCCGCAAGGGCCCGCGTCGCGCCATCGCCGGTAAGAAGAAGCCGGGCAAGAAGTAG
- the rpsK gene encoding 30S ribosomal protein S11 — protein sequence MPPKGRQGAAKKVRRKEKKNVAHGHAHIKSTFNNTIVSITDPTGNVISWASAGHVGFKGSRKSTPFAAQMAAESAARRAQEHGMRKVDVFVKGPGSGRETAIRSLQATGLEVGSIQDVTPTPHNGCRPPKRRRV from the coding sequence ATGCCCCCCAAGGGTCGTCAGGGCGCTGCCAAGAAGGTGCGCCGCAAGGAAAAGAAGAACGTCGCTCATGGCCACGCGCACATCAAGAGCACGTTCAACAACACCATCGTCTCGATCACGGACCCCACGGGCAACGTGATCTCCTGGGCCTCCGCCGGCCACGTCGGCTTCAAGGGCTCGCGCAAGTCGACCCCGTTCGCCGCGCAGATGGCCGCCGAGTCGGCCGCCCGCCGCGCGCAGGAGCACGGCATGCGCAAGGTGGACGTCTTCGTCAAGGGTCCCGGCTCCGGCCGTGAGACCGCGATCCGTTCGCTTCAGGCGACCGGTCTTGAGGTCGGCTCCATCCAGGACGTCACCCCGACTCCGCACAACGGCTGCCGTCCGCCCAAGCGTCGTCGCGTCTGA
- a CDS encoding DNA-directed RNA polymerase subunit alpha, translating into MLIAQRPSLTEEVVDEFRSRFVIEPLEPGFGYTLGNSLRRTLLSSIPGAAVTSIRVDGVLHEFTTVPGVKEDVTDQILNIKQLVVSSEHDEPVVMYLRKQGPGLVTAADIAPPAGVEVHNPDLVLATLNGKGKLEMELTVERGRGYVSAVQNKQVGQEIGRIPVDSIYSPVLKVTYKVEATRVEQRTDFDKLIVDVETKQAMRPRDAMASAGKTLVELFGLARELNIDAEGIDMGPSPTDAALAADLALPIEELELTVRSYNCLKREGIHSVGELVARSEADLLDIRNFGAKSIDEVKAKLAGMGLALKDSPPGFDPTAAADAFGADDDADAGFVETEQY; encoded by the coding sequence ATGCTGATCGCTCAGCGTCCGTCGTTGACCGAAGAGGTCGTCGACGAGTTCCGTTCCCGGTTCGTGATCGAGCCGCTGGAGCCGGGCTTCGGTTACACCCTCGGCAACTCCCTGCGCCGTACGCTCCTGTCGTCGATCCCGGGTGCGGCGGTCACGTCGATCCGCGTCGACGGGGTCCTGCACGAGTTCACCACCGTGCCGGGTGTCAAGGAGGACGTGACCGACCAGATCCTCAACATCAAGCAGCTCGTCGTCTCCTCGGAGCACGACGAGCCCGTCGTGATGTACCTGCGCAAGCAGGGCCCGGGTCTGGTCACCGCCGCCGACATCGCGCCCCCGGCCGGTGTCGAGGTCCACAACCCCGACCTCGTCCTCGCCACGCTCAACGGCAAGGGCAAGCTGGAGATGGAGCTGACCGTCGAGCGCGGCCGCGGCTATGTCTCCGCCGTGCAGAACAAGCAGGTCGGCCAGGAGATCGGCCGTATCCCGGTCGACTCGATCTACTCGCCGGTCCTCAAGGTGACGTACAAGGTCGAGGCGACCCGCGTCGAGCAGCGCACCGACTTCGACAAGCTCATCGTCGACGTCGAGACCAAGCAGGCCATGCGTCCCCGTGACGCCATGGCGTCGGCCGGCAAGACCCTGGTCGAGCTGTTCGGTCTCGCGCGCGAGCTGAACATCGACGCCGAGGGCATCGACATGGGCCCGTCCCCGACGGACGCCGCCCTCGCCGCCGATCTCGCGCTGCCGATCGAGGAGCTGGAGCTCACGGTCCGGTCCTACAACTGCCTCAAGCGTGAGGGCATCCACTCCGTGGGTGAGCTCGTCGCGCGGTCCGAGGCGGACCTGCTGGACATCCGTAACTTCGGCGCCAAGTCCATCGACGAGGTCAAGGCGAAGCTGGCCGGTATGGGCCTCGCGCTCAAGGACAGCCCGCCCGGATTCGACCCGACCGCCGCCGCTGACGCCTTCGGCGCCGACGACGACGCGGACGCCGGGTTCGTGGAGACCGAGCAGTACTAG